A genomic window from Thiomonas arsenitoxydans includes:
- a CDS encoding electron transfer flavoprotein subunit alpha/FixB family protein, protein MTALVIAEHDNQVLKPSTLNTIAAALLCDPQVHVLVAGQNCAAVAQAAAQAAGVSKVLCADAPQLAAGLAEASAAQVLALAPSYSHILAPATAFGKNIAPRVAALLDVAQVSDIIHVHSPDTFDRPIYAGNAIATVQSSDKIKVITVRTTGFDPVAATGGTAEVSSVDAVADAGLSSLVGRETTKSERPELTAAKIIVSGGRGLGSKENFEAVMTPLADKLGAAMGASRAAVDAGYAPNDWQVGQTGKIVAPQLYVAVGISGAIQHLAGMKDSKVIVAINKDEEAPIFGVADYGLVADLFTAVPEMVKQI, encoded by the coding sequence ATGACCGCACTCGTCATTGCCGAACACGACAACCAGGTTCTCAAACCCTCCACCCTCAACACCATTGCCGCCGCGCTGCTGTGCGACCCGCAAGTGCATGTGCTCGTTGCCGGGCAAAACTGCGCAGCGGTTGCCCAGGCTGCCGCGCAGGCTGCTGGCGTGAGCAAGGTGTTGTGCGCCGACGCGCCGCAACTCGCCGCGGGCCTGGCGGAAGCCAGCGCTGCGCAAGTGCTGGCTTTGGCGCCGTCCTACAGCCACATCCTGGCGCCGGCCACGGCCTTCGGCAAAAACATCGCCCCGCGCGTGGCGGCCCTGCTCGATGTGGCGCAGGTTTCCGACATCATTCATGTGCACAGCCCCGATACTTTCGATCGCCCCATCTACGCTGGCAACGCCATTGCCACGGTGCAAAGCAGCGACAAGATCAAGGTCATCACCGTGCGCACCACGGGCTTCGACCCGGTGGCCGCGACCGGCGGCACGGCCGAGGTGAGCAGCGTTGACGCCGTGGCCGATGCCGGGCTGTCCAGCCTGGTCGGGCGCGAAACCACCAAGAGCGAGCGGCCGGAACTCACCGCGGCGAAGATCATCGTCTCCGGCGGGCGCGGCCTGGGCAGCAAGGAAAACTTCGAGGCCGTGATGACCCCGCTGGCCGACAAACTCGGCGCCGCGATGGGCGCCAGCCGCGCGGCGGTCGATGCGGGCTATGCCCCCAACGACTGGCAGGTGGGGCAAACCGGCAAGATCGTCGCGCCGCAACTCTATGTGGCCGTGGGCATATCCGGCGCCATCCAGCATCTGGCCGGTATGAAAGACAGCAAGGTCATCGTCGCCATCAACAAAGACGAAGAAGCGCCGATCTTCGGCGTGGCTGATTACGGTTTGGTGGCCGACTTGTTCACCGCCGTGCCGGAAATGGTCAAGCAGATTTGA